In Planctomycetota bacterium, the sequence CGGCATGTTCGGCGATTATAGGCCCGCCTGCGGCGCGCGGTCAACGGGTTTCCGGCTGTTCGCGGGCCGAGGCGTGAGGTAAAATGAAAGCGCGCTCAGGGGAGGGCAGGCTCCGGTGGTCACGAAGGAATTTCTCACGTCGGTGGATCTCTTCGCGGGGCTCGCGGCGCCGGACGCGGAGGCGCTGGCGGCGTTCGGGCGGGAAGAGGTCTTCCGCAAGGGTCAGACGATCTTCCGCGAGCGCGATCCGGGGGATCGCGTCTACGTGGTCCTTTCCGGCGTGGTCGAGGTGACGCGCTCGGCGCCGGGAGTGGACCGTCCGACGCCCGTGGCGCGGCTGGAGCGCGGGGAGGCGTTCGGGGAGACGTCGGCGCTTGACGGGGCGCCGCGCGCGGCGACGGCGGCGGCGGCGGTGGTGCCGGAAACGCGCGTTCTTTCGTGGGACGCGGGCGAGCTCCGCCGTTTCCTGGCGCAGCGCCCCGGCGCGTCGGCCGCCTTCCTCCAGGCGATGGCGCTCCGGCTTCACGCGCGGCTGCGCCAGGCGTCGGAAGCCCTCCAGGCGCTGCTGCGCACGCTGTGACGGCTTACGGGTCGTCCGCGGTGTAGGCGTCCCGCTGGAGCCGGCGGAACTTGGAGAGCTCCCGGCGCTGCTCGGCGGTGAGCGTCGCGTTGCCGAGCGCCTCTCCGCAGGTCCGCTCGATCTCGTAGTCCCCGTCCTTGAGGTTCTGCATGAGGACGTCGAAGACCTCCTTGGAAGGGGATACGCCCGTCTGCCGGAAGATCTCGGACAGCGCCTTCGCGCAGGCCAGCCGCACGCCCTTCTGCCGCGCGGCGCGCTCGGCGTCGGCGTCCTTGTCGGCCAGGACCTTGGCCAGGACGTCCACGGCGCGCTGGTCGCCGAAGCGTCCGAGCGCCCGGGCCGCCGGGATGCGGATGAAATCCTCGCGCAGGATCTCGGGGCTCACCGTCCGGATCAGCGCCTCGACGGCGTCGCGGAAGGGATACAGCGTGTGGGCCGGATCGATCCGGGCGAACGTCTCCGCCGCCGCGCGGGCGATTTCGTCGGCGCGGTCCTTGGAATCCTTCTTGGCCTCCGGCAGGTCGAAGGCCTTCTCGAGAAGAGCCTGCAGGTCGAGCTTGTGGGCGTCGCGCCCGATGACCGCGAAGGCGGTGCCCTTCTCCAGGAACTCGCGGCGGGACTGCTCCACCTCGGCGGCGGTGTCCCCGATCACGACGCGCGGGATGTGCCGCGTGCGCACGTCGTCGCGGAGCGTGTCGAACACCGTCTCGACGATTCCCTTCTTGGTGGCCGTCTCGCGGAAGTAGACCTGGCCGCAGATCTTGCGCTGGATGAAGATGACGTCCTCGGTGGGGAACTGCTTGGCCTTGAGGACGCCTTCCTCCCCGGAGGAGACGACCACGGGGAAGATCCCCAGGCTCGAAAGGGTCTTGCGGAACCCGAGCAGGAAGTTCCGGTCCTCTTCGGTCTGGACATCGTAGATGACGAGCGCCACGCGCACCCCCTGTTCGCCGATCGCGTCGACGAGGTTGGGGATGACGAGCTCCATGCCGAGCTTGCGGCGCTGCGGGTTGAGCGCGACCATGGCCTGGGCGGCCGCGTAGCGCACGCGCTTGTCTTCATGGGTCAGGGCCTCGATGAGCGGGTACCCCAGCGTGCCGTCGGCGCCTTCCTTGGGCGTGCCGGCCTCCTGGGCGGTCTCCCGGGGGGCGTCGGGCGGGGGCGGCGGAGCGGGCAGATCCTCGGGCCGGCCCATCTCCTGGATCGCCTCGATGCACGCCTTGGCCACCAGGGCGTTGCCGTCCTCGAGGCACCGGGCCAGCGCCTCGTAGAGATGGCGCTTGCCGGGAAGCTGCCCGAGCACGTTGGCCCGGATCACCTTGGCCTTGCGATCGAAGTACTTGGCCACGACGGACTGGACGTCCGGGGCCGACGCGGCGGCCTCGATCTCGTCCGCCAGGGGCTTGATCGCGGCGTCGTTCATGCCCTCCGTGTCGCGGATGAAGCGGACGAGTTCGGCCTTGTCGATCTCGCCGACCTTCAGCGCCTCGACGGCCGCCTCGACCGCCGCACGGGCTTCAAGGGCCTGAGCGAAGTGGACGCACGCCAGAAGGCTCCAGGCGCTGCGGCCCTTGGGGCGGGAAACGTAATTCGGGTCGAGCTCGAGGAGGTCGTAAAGCGCCTCCTCGGCGAGCTGTTCGTTATAGGCCATCCGGGCCACGGGACGCTCGGTGAGCCGGTCGTTTTCGGCGTCCCACTTCCAGACGAGGTAGGCGCGCTGCCAGGACAGGATCGCCGAGCTGTCGCTGTAGTAATACTTCATCGCCAGCTCGTAGTAGTAGTCCGTGGCCTTCTTCCACTGGGAGAAGTCCTTGGCGCGGATGATCTTGTGGAGCGCCTCCGAGGCGAACTTCTTGACCTCGGGGGACTCGTTGGGGTCTTCGACGACGCGCTTGAGGGCCGGAATGGCGCGCTCGTCCTTCACGTTGCCCAGGACGATCGCGGCGTTCTGCCGGAGGAAGGGATCCTTGGAATCGAGGGCTTCGACGACGGCGAGCGACGCGTCCACGCCCATTTCGGTCAGAAGCAGAATCACGCGGGAGCGGAACTTGTCGTTCTGCTTGTCTCCCAGATGCGGCACGAGGAAGCGCACGGCCCAGGGGCCGACGTTCTTCAGGTGCCAGAAGGCGGTGCGCCAGACGGCGAAGCTCTCTTCGCGAAGGTCCGCGACGTACTTGAGGACGACGTCCTTGCCCCGGCGCAGCGGCTCGCCGGGCTTGGCCAGTTCGAAAAGGCGGCGGCCGATCTCCTGGATCTTGCGGTCGTCATGGTTCATCATGCCCGCCACGAGGTCCTCGCCGGCGCGCTTGAGGTGGGCGTAGACCTGGTCGCTGGAGGGCTTGAGCTGGAAGGCCTCCTCGAACTTGGAGGCGGCTTCGTCGAACTTGCCCTGCTTGTAGAGGCGGGTTCCCTCGTCGAGAAGCTGCCGGATCTTGTCGCCGAAGGACTCGTCCTGGGCCGCCGTCGGGAGGGCCAGGGCGGCCGCCAGAGACACCCACAGCAGGCGCGTCAGCATATCCGTTCTCCCCGTGTGTCGGAACCTTCTGATTCTCGCCGTCCCCAAGATCCTGTCAACGAAAAACGCCCCCTTGCTACGGGAAGCTCACGATCCGCTCGTTGCGGACGAGATCCTCGTAGGTCTCCCGCGCGGTGACCACCCGGTCCTGGCGTCCCGAGACCAGCACTTCGCAGGGCCGGGGGTGCGAGTTGTAGTTGGAGGCCATGGCGAAGCCGTACGCCCCCGCCGAGAAGACCGCCACGAGGTCGCCCCGCCGCAGCGGGGGGAGGCGGCGTTCCTTGGCGAAAAAGTCGCCGCTCTCGCAGATCGGCCCCACGACGTCCGTGACCGCGGCCGGGCCGGGCCATTGCTCCTCGTCGGGCGGCTCGCCCGAGACGGACGGCTCCGTCCGCGCCGGCCAGATGCGGTGATAGGCGCCATATAACGTAGGACGGACCAGATCGTTCATTCCCGCGTCGCAAATGACGAATTTCTTGTCCCCCGATTCCTTCACGTAGACGACCCGGGTGAGGAGGATTCCCGCGTTCCCCACGATGAACCGGCCGGGCTCCAGGATGATCGAGCAGCCGGTGCGGGCCAGGATGGGGACGACCGCCTGGGCGATCTCCCGCGCCGGCCGCGCCGTCTTGTCCTTGTACCAGATCCCGAAGCCGCCGCCGATGTCGAGCCATTCGACCGCGGCGCCGCGGGCGCGGCACTCGGGGAGGAAGGCCAGGATCCGCTGAAGGGTCTCCACGTAAGGGTCCACCTTCGTGATCTGGCTGCCGATGTGGACGTGCAGTCCCGAAAGGCGCACGTGCCGCAGCGACCGGGCTCCTTCCAGGATCTTCTTGGCCCGTTCCAGGTCCACGCCGAACTTCGTTTCCTTCTTGCCCGTGGAGATGTAGGTGTGCGTCTGGGGATCCACGTCGGGGTTCACGCGCAACGCCGCCTGGGCGGTCCGGCCGGCCGCCCCCGCCAGGTGCTCCAGGTTCGCCAGCTCCTCCTCGCTTTCGACGTTGAAAAGCAGGATTCCCTTTTCGAGCGCGAGCGCGATCTCCTCGTCCGTCTTGCCCACGCCGGCGAAGACGATCTTTGCGGGATCCGCGCCGACCTTGAGCGCGCGGAAGAGCTCTCCGCCCGAGACGACGTCGAACCCGGCTCCCTCGTCCTTCATCAGCTTGAGGATCGAGAGGTTGGAGTTGGCCTTGACGGAATAACAGATGAGGGGCGGCCGCGGAAGGCCCGGCGCCTCGGCGAACGCGTCCCGCAGCTTGCGGTAATGCTCCAGGATCGTGCGCGCGGAGTAGACGTAGAGCGGGGTGCCGTGCCGTTCGGCGAGTTCCCGGACGGGGACCTCTTCGGCCATGAGCTCGCCGCGGACGTAGCGGAAATAATCCATAGCGCGCCTCGGTTCGTGTGGAGGAAGCGGGATTATAGGTCGCGCCTTCGCGCGGGGTCAACGGAGAAGGTCCCCTGAAAAGGCTGGCCCCCCTTCCGGACCCGCGGTAAGATTCCCCGGCGTGAACGAACGCAAGCCCAACCTGAAAGTGGGCGCCGAGTGGATCGCCGTCGAAATCGTCTCGGAGCCCTACGTCGTCATGACCCTGCGGGGATACGCACCGGTCGTGGAGGTCGAGGCCCCCGGCGGCCGGCACATCCTCTACATTTCGTCGAAGTCCATTTCCGAAGGCCTCGAGCCCCTCGTGCAGGCCAACGGCGGACGGTTTTCCGGGCTGCGCGTGCGCCTGCGGAAGGAATCGGACGATCGGATGGCCCCGTACGTCGTGGAGAAGGCGTAATACATACGTCCTCGGAGCGGGCACGCGTCGGGCGCTTCTCAGCGGAGGAACCCTTCATGACGATTCGGATCGTTCTCGCTTTCGCCGCGCTTTCGGTCGCCGGCTCCGCGCCCCGGGCGCAGGAGGAAACTCCGGCCCGCCCCGAGCTGTGGCTGTACTACTCCACGAACCTCTGGGTGGAGAAGAACCTCGAGAAGCTCGAGGAAATCTGGCGCCGCGCGGCCCGCGCGGGGTACACGAAGGTTCTCCTGGCCGATTCCAAGTTCGCCAAGCTCGGGGACATGGATCGGCGCTACTTCGCCCACGTCGAGCGCGTCAAGAAGCTCGCCGCGGAGCTCAAGCTCGAGATCGTCCCGGCGCTCTTTCACATCGGCTACTCCAACAGCATGCTGTGGCACGACCCGAACCTGGCCGAGGGGCTCCCCGTGAAGGACGCGCTCTTCGTGGTCCGCGGAGGTCAGGCCGCGCTCGAGCCCGACCCGCCCGTGCGTCTGGGTCCGAAGTTCGGCTTCATCGACGAAACGTGCCGGCTCGAGGGGGACGGGATCACCGTCCGGGACAACGCCGGAAACGCCCGCTTCGCCTTTCCCCTGGCCGTGCGGCCGTACCGCTCCTACCACGTCTCCGTCAAGATCCGGACCGAGAACTACACGGGCCGGCCGGAAATCAAGGCCCTCGGCGGCGGCCGATCCCTCCAGTGGCAGTACCTGGAGACGAAACCCACGCAGGACTGGACGGAGCATCATGTCGTCTTCAACACGCTGGAGGCGGACCGCGTCACGGTCTATTTCGGCGTCTGGGACGACGCCCGCGGGACGCTTCAGTGGAAGGACTGGAGGATCGAGGAGGCGCCGCTCGTCAACGTCCTGCGCCGTCCCGGCGCTCCGTTCACCGTGAGGACCGAGGACGGGCGGGTCCTCGAGGAGGGCCGGGACTTCGAGCCCGTGGCCGATCCCCTTCTGGGCGCCCGTCCCTGGAAGGGCGAGTACGAGGCCTGGCACGAGCCCGTGCCGCTGCGCGTGCGCGGTCTTCCGGAAGGAACCCGGTTGCGCGTCTCATGGCATCACCCCGCGATCATTTACCACGGGCAGGTTTCGATTTGTCCTTCGGAGCCCAGGACCCTCGAGCTCCTGCGCGACGAGGCGCGCCGCCTGCGGGAGACCTGGGGGGCCAAGGGATACATGATGTCCCACGACGAGATCCGCGTCCTCAACCAGGACGAAGCCTGCCGCCGCCGGAATCTCGACGCGGGAGCGATCCTGGCCGACAACGCCCGGGCGTGCGTG encodes:
- a CDS encoding cyclic nucleotide-binding domain-containing protein; the protein is MVTKEFLTSVDLFAGLAAPDAEALAAFGREEVFRKGQTIFRERDPGDRVYVVLSGVVEVTRSAPGVDRPTPVARLERGEAFGETSALDGAPRAATAAAAVVPETRVLSWDAGELRRFLAQRPGASAAFLQAMALRLHARLRQASEALQALLRTL
- the lysA gene encoding diaminopimelate decarboxylase translates to MDYFRYVRGELMAEEVPVRELAERHGTPLYVYSARTILEHYRKLRDAFAEAPGLPRPPLICYSVKANSNLSILKLMKDEGAGFDVVSGGELFRALKVGADPAKIVFAGVGKTDEEIALALEKGILLFNVESEEELANLEHLAGAAGRTAQAALRVNPDVDPQTHTYISTGKKETKFGVDLERAKKILEGARSLRHVRLSGLHVHIGSQITKVDPYVETLQRILAFLPECRARGAAVEWLDIGGGFGIWYKDKTARPAREIAQAVVPILARTGCSIILEPGRFIVGNAGILLTRVVYVKESGDKKFVICDAGMNDLVRPTLYGAYHRIWPARTEPSVSGEPPDEEQWPGPAAVTDVVGPICESGDFFAKERRLPPLRRGDLVAVFSAGAYGFAMASNYNSHPRPCEVLVSGRQDRVVTARETYEDLVRNERIVSFP
- a CDS encoding HEAT repeat domain-containing protein, whose protein sequence is MLTRLLWVSLAAALALPTAAQDESFGDKIRQLLDEGTRLYKQGKFDEAASKFEEAFQLKPSSDQVYAHLKRAGEDLVAGMMNHDDRKIQEIGRRLFELAKPGEPLRRGKDVVLKYVADLREESFAVWRTAFWHLKNVGPWAVRFLVPHLGDKQNDKFRSRVILLLTEMGVDASLAVVEALDSKDPFLRQNAAIVLGNVKDERAIPALKRVVEDPNESPEVKKFASEALHKIIRAKDFSQWKKATDYYYELAMKYYYSDSSAILSWQRAYLVWKWDAENDRLTERPVARMAYNEQLAEEALYDLLELDPNYVSRPKGRSAWSLLACVHFAQALEARAAVEAAVEALKVGEIDKAELVRFIRDTEGMNDAAIKPLADEIEAAASAPDVQSVVAKYFDRKAKVIRANVLGQLPGKRHLYEALARCLEDGNALVAKACIEAIQEMGRPEDLPAPPPPPDAPRETAQEAGTPKEGADGTLGYPLIEALTHEDKRVRYAAAQAMVALNPQRRKLGMELVIPNLVDAIGEQGVRVALVIYDVQTEEDRNFLLGFRKTLSSLGIFPVVVSSGEEGVLKAKQFPTEDVIFIQRKICGQVYFRETATKKGIVETVFDTLRDDVRTRHIPRVVIGDTAAEVEQSRREFLEKGTAFAVIGRDAHKLDLQALLEKAFDLPEAKKDSKDRADEIARAAAETFARIDPAHTLYPFRDAVEALIRTVSPEILREDFIRIPAARALGRFGDQRAVDVLAKVLADKDADAERAARQKGVRLACAKALSEIFRQTGVSPSKEVFDVLMQNLKDGDYEIERTCGEALGNATLTAEQRRELSKFRRLQRDAYTADDP